The DNA window tcaaagtgtggaataaaataaaatggcaatataaattagttaatgctattctataataaattttgatggaTGAATATATACTATGCACAATCACCGATGgacaacaaaacataaaatccTCACCGACCAACTTCCTCAAATCTCACCCCACTGTGTTACAATCTTCCTTGTGGTTTCATATCTAAGCCTCATCAACGATCGAATTGGAGTTTTGCCGTCTCTTCATGTTCGTTTTTGTTGTCTTTGGCTGATTGTGCCGCCACAATCTCTTCATTCTCCAATCCATTCATCATGAGGCTCCCTCAAATCTCGGCCTATGTTCCTTTCATAGAGAGGAAGATCTCACACTTTGAGAATGGTTCGTCAATCCCCTCATGAACGGtcattcttttgaaattgtcATTCTCCCATCCCTTCgtgattttctttcaagaggtTACTACAAGTCTCTACTTTGTGTTCGAGTGATAGAAAGGAAGATATTGTGGAATGTAGAAGAAAATTTCTACTGAGTTCTGACAGTAAAGGTTTCTACAAAGGTAGAGTTCTTactcacatttatttttttcttttaattcttaataaaatcaaaacagtTACCAATGCTTCCACTATATGGATAAAGAGTTCATTCCGTTCATTCCATTTAATAATATCTATGAATGTCTATGATATTATGCAGACTCTTCCTTCTGTGGCTCTAACATTGCGAGCATTCCCTAGTTAAAGAGAAGGCCTAAGGGGTACGTATACGCCCCCTAGAGAATCCACATGTAGAGAAccactacacatccaatttatGTCTTGactagaaaacaaaatttaaggtCATGATTACTTGTGTAATCattgtctgactctaatagtAGCGTtacttactaaatatttttaaaaatacttaagaCACGTGTTActcttatttttaagataaaggtaaGGAACTTCTTATACAAATGACAGGGTGGCAATAGAGGCCGAAGGACCAAAGCTAGGATAGTTGCTTAAAATATTTCCAATGaacattttagttatttaggTGCGCAACCACACACCGACTCATGCGTGATTAATTCACGTGtgcacctttttttttttcttttaaattttcaagttcTACAATGCGAGTTCATTCCATGAACGTACTTGCATATGAATGTTAGAGGATCAAGATTTCTTTCGTTTTCATGAAATTGtgttttcatatatttttgtatagaACTCTATTAAACTTGGATACTTCATCAAACCTAAAATGTTTTTAgaaattcaaccaaatttatttaattcaatttcgTTAACTATGGAAAAAGATAAACGCATATAAAGTAAACATTTCTTGAATTGGTATTCTTAAACTATAGTTCTTActatattcttgaccaattCCAGCAATTGAAAGCCTCGATCAGCAGAGAATAACATTTTCAGAAACTTTTGTAAAGGATGCTCAGCCAAAAAAACTGTCTCTAAATTAATCTAAATAGTAACTCATAAGTTACCTGTTTGAGTTAAATATGGGAAAAGACCAAAAATGCCCCTTTAGCTTTAATCATTGAcgttgatttttcttttttctcactttttttagtttatatatttcttgaaTTCTTGACCTTACTTTAAGAATTTTACTCTTCTATTGCATCATGAAATTTAACACTTAAGATcttgaatttaaaaagaaaagttagaaaaaaatcatacctTCCTAACTCGAAACTTACCATCCTTGAAGAATGGTCATGATATGTTCAAAAAAAAGTGAagacaattattttaaagttatgaTGAATTGCGATTATTATTACTTGTTATTTTAACTCTATAATAAATTAcgattattattgttgttattatatAGCTTTTAAGTACGTATCTATGTTTTCATAATCATGATGATAATGGACCATTTTGAAGTAGGTATGTGCCCTTAACCTAGAAGAGGTGGTGAAGCTTCCTCAACTTGAGCAACGCCCACTCTAATGGATGCATCAAGACAACCAATGAGAACTGTAAAGCCTCCCTTTTGCTTTTGCATTTTTCTTCGTATTTTATTGTACTTTCACCTTATATACGGTTATAGGTCTCTTCATTGTCACAATTTCGTATCATACTTAAATActtgtttgtttattatagACTTCATGTATTTCAGGTTTGGTATTTAACCCACattattcttttacttttaaaagtgtCTAGTTAGATGCAAAgactaatttaaaaacaaattgataAGTTCTAAAGTATATCaagatttatgtttttttaatatattttaaatagggTGATCCAATCTATTGTGTGAGCATGCATAGATATCATCCTCAGTTCGTTGATATTGAAAAAGATCGGCATAGTCCAATTAATGGATTTTGGTTTAGTCATCTTACTTGGTGTCTTCCTAAGAGAGATCAAAGCGTTAGATCGTTCTATGggacatacatacatattaCTAGTCATACCTTCCATAATTTTATACATAGCTTTCTTATGTTTCATAGGTATAGATTGTTCTTATTAACGTAGTTTACATGGCATGACACTTGGAGATTCATGCATTGTAGCATAATCATATCACAATGTAGCAAATAACACAACTTCTTTTGTAACATGGCAAAACATATATATCATGAGTACAcatcattcaatcaagtcaACCGTAAGACCAGTACTTAGTTGGCCTAAGCCAAAATCAATATGCTTCCTTAATGATAGCTTAAAGCTATCCTTGCAGTCTAATTTAATCTTAAACACTTTCCAAAGTGTGAAAAATGCctctcaataaataaaaaatggcaGGAAAGAGTCTGAAATATATCAGACCCAAGCCATAAAACCAGCCTGGAAAGGGTTTGAAAATATCCAATGCGAGCCAGTACAGCCGACCTTTAAAGGATCTAAAAATATCAAACCCAAGTCGGATTGGTTAAGAGGTCGAGCTGGAGCTACAGAAAATGTATTATCAGACTGGCATTGAACCATTCAAGTGGAATGAAATAGAGCAATTGTTATGACTCGGTAAGCCAAGGGACCACCTTTTTATATTAGGGTCAAATTTCCCACTCCACATAGCATGAGAATAGAAAATGCATGTTTATTAAATGCATCCCTAGAAGGGAGGATGAGAAATTTGTGATTTTCTGACCCGGTGCTACATGGATGTTAACTCCCGGTTGAGCATGATTAAATTGTATGATGAAATTGTATGCTGGATTAAAGTGAATGTATGTTCAAATTATCTACGTTGACTTGATCGATAGGAATACATCTTTATTAAGCATGCATATATTTTTAGATCATGATTTTCTATGCATTAGGTGAACGATAGAATATCTCCCTAGTAAAGCATGCATGAATCAGAATAAGTTTAGAGCATTAGAACTAGAGTGATTATGTAAAGTCTTAGGCCAATATGTTGAGCACCCAAGGATTGTAAGCGGCGATCAAAGACCTAGGTGCATCCCGAGATTTGGCTTAGCTATAAGGAGCTAATCTTAAGCGGCTTGGAAATGTGAGATGTGACTTGTTCTAGGGCATCTATGGCACCCAAGGAGAACTATGAGAACTTATAAAATTGATGGTGACGTGAATAGAACTATTTGAGTTATCACTATGTGTATAGGATATAACCCGTATTTATAGGGAATGAGGGACTACATAAATAGGGACCTAAGACTCACTACTTTGTGTAGGGTATAACCCGTCTTGAGATGAGACCGAGGATTACATAAGTAGGTAACATGTTGAACTACTACTGTATGTACGATAATCAACCTTTAGAGGGGACGAAGGACTACATAAGTAGGTAACATGACGAATTACTATTGTATGTACGGTAACCCACCGTGAGAGGAGACGAGGGACTGCATAAGTAGATAAAACGAGGAATAGCTATTGTGTGTATAATAACCCGCCTTGAGAGGGGACGAGGGACTATATAGATAGCTAATTGAAGACATATTATTGTGTGTAAAACAAACCCACCGTGAGAGTGGAAAAGGGACTATATAAATAGTACATAGAGGAATTCCAATTATGTGGGGGAGAAAACTCACTCCGAGAGGAAATGAGGAACTACAAAATAGTTTAGTTTGGGATAGGCACGATGTAAAGGGAAGTAATAGTAAGGAATACCTCAGCTAGGCTCAAATTTTCTAGAGCTTTATGACAAACCGGTAAAAACTTATTAGTTTAAGGATGTGATgaaagcctacaagtaggctacttacggAGTGTTTTTATACTCActcctttcattttgttttttaggtaTCGATCGAGGTGAGGAAGTGTTCGAGAGTTGCACTATCACAGAGGGCTGTCGACCTTGGGCGTTAGTATtaatttggattctttttcttttagggtTGTTATATGTATTCTTTTGGTATCGTGCACCTGTTCCCCATTTGTAAATAACTAATATAGTACCTACATGGTATATTCTATGTTCCCCATTTGTAATTCAGTACCTACTTTGTATATTCTATTGATTTCGATTTTTATTTTCGTCCATTGTAttgtatgattttaaattatgcaaattttattgtatttttctaCATTTTCAAGGGTATGTTTTCcttacttttgttttatttatttttgttttcatctttttgttGCAGTCCGATTTCTCGAAACCTTGAAAATGAGTCATTATAATACTTCTCCTTTACGATTAGTAAGGTTGCATACCTTACGacatttatgttcgccatgatctTATGCGGGCCCTTTCCCTTTGTGGCGTCCGATAATCCATTAGCGAAAGCTAGCCCGACAAGTCAGGCTCAAAGATATGTATATAGCCCACCTAGTGGGTCTATATACGCGTGTGTGGGCTGTGTGTAGGGAAttactacacatccaaccttGTAAAGATTGGAAAGCGGAGTTCAAAGCCAAGTCACGATATTGTTATGAAAAGATAGATCCCACCATATAATATGAGCGGTTCAGAAAGCCAATTCATTGTTTTCTGAACCGCTCATTGTTCAGAAAGCCAATTCATTGCTTTCTGAATAGCTCATTGTTCAGGAAGCAATGAATttaaatgtataataaattaagattattattgttattaataatattactattattattactattatagCTATGTATTTATCCATcatttcataatcaatatttaatttgtagtATGCATATTGCATTTAAATAATCTATACATTAGTTGGAAGAGccttaaattattacattgtGACTTAAAAGTTGCACTATAAATGCATGTGCAAGAGGTGGTGAGGTGAAGCCTCCTCAACTAAAGCAATCCCACTCTAATGGATGCATCAAGAGAACCAAAGGGAATTGTGAAACAAATGTCATTTGGGAAGAGAAAATGGCCcaagataaacaaaaaatttgtcTTTATTAGTTTCCTTATGCattttttctgtatttttgCACcgtttcaaattaatttcgGTGCAATTTCGATTTGTATTgctttatatattattacagGTCTTTTTGGGATCACTATTTCATATCATCGAAATCTTACCCATAAGAGTTTTAAAGTTCCCAAATGGCTTGAATATTTGTTTGCTTATTGTGGAGTTCATGCTCTTCAGGTTTAATAACTGATCAACTTTATTCTTCTAATATTATAACTCTCAAATTAGTTGGTTGATTAATTCTAAAGCATATCATGATTTTTGTTGATAGGATGATCCAATTTCTTGGGTGAGCACACATAGATATCATCATCAATACGTTGATACTGCAAAAGATCCACATAGTCCGATTAAAGGATTTTGGTTTAGTTACCTTACCTGGTATTTTCATAAGAGGGATCAAAGCGTTAGTGAAAATACTACCGATTTGGAGAAGCAAACATTCTATAGGTTTCTTCGCAAAACATATTTACTTCATCCCATTGCTCTTGCAGCCCTACTTTATAGCATTGGAGGCCCTCCATTCCTCATTTGGGGAATGGTAACATAAAACACCTTTGTCTTCCTTTGTTTATTTCCTTTGTCTTCCTttgtttatttccttttagttacaattttattatatgttatgataatttgataaataacTTTACAAAAAGATTTCAATTGGATCAAATAACACTTTcgattattttacttttttcctttcgatttttggaaattatatttgtttataaccCAACCAACTtcaataactcaattaaagtAATACATATGtgatatgattttaaaaattttaaaaataaataagcaatttatttttatcattagtattatgaattatatg is part of the Cucurbita pepo subsp. pepo cultivar mu-cu-16 chromosome LG03, ASM280686v2, whole genome shotgun sequence genome and encodes:
- the LOC111791869 gene encoding palmitoyl-monogalactosyldiacylglycerol delta-7 desaturase, chloroplastic-like; this encodes MDASREPKGIVKQMSFGKRKWPKINKKFVFISFLMHFFCIFAPFQINFGAISICIALYIITGLFGITISYHRNLTHKSFKVPKWLEYLFAYCGVHALQDDPISWVSTHRYHHQYVDTAKDPHSPIKGFWFSYLTWYFHKRDQSVSENTTDLEKQTFYRFLRKTYLLHPIALAALLYSIGGPPFLIWGMCVRIVMVLHITFLVNSVCHMWGKQPWKINDLSRNNWLVSLVAFGEGWHNNHHAFEYSARLGIEWWQYDPGWYVIRVLEAIGVATHVKLPSQTHMQKLATD